ACATTTGTGTGACAGTGTTTTGGGGTCCTGTTGTATAATATAACAGGTGGTGGCAGTGATTAGGTATGGATGGATGTGAGAGACCTGCTTTAGGGTGAGGACAAgattgagtgctgaaatcctgttTAACTCTTTGCAATAACATCCAAAACATGCTGGGAGTGCATTCGAGACAAACAGGCTAGACAGAGAACAagcatgagggatgaggcatgggACATAAGTAAGATCATGTGCCTGGGGCGTGTATAAAGGGTAGGTAGGGTAGAAACGAGAGGGGGGAGGACCCTGCtccagagagcttacaatctattgggtGGGGTTTGACACAAGAGGCTTAGAGGGGAGTTGTTCAGTGATGGCGGAGGGGTGTATTGGAAGGTTTAATGAACACGTGGGTTTTTAGGGAACCTGTAAACCTTTGAAGGCTGAGGGGAAGAGTTTTAGGGctggggcagcacaggagaagtcttgggggtaaatttatcaagctgagggtttgaaaacgtggacatgttgcctatagcaaccaatcaaattctagctggcattgtgtagaatgcactaagtaaataactagaatctgattggttgctataggcaacatcttctctttttcaaacccgcagcttgataaatttaacccttggaattggaggtgggagtgagatgtggttaatACTATCTATTCGGTAAAGAGAGATATTTGCATTAATCTCTGAGTAATGTAATGAACTTCACACAAACAATAAATTTACATATTCGTGGCAGGCCGGAATTATGTAATGAGTTTTATATTAGTACAATCGATTAAATATATACTCAATTATTACTGGGTATTTCTAATATAGTATTCCAGATTATTGCATTGTCTGTGTTTCAACTAGAGGAACCTGGCAAACCGTGTGTTCTTGAGGTAAGTGCTATAGAGTTAAACATGGAGCAATATTAACAACAACTATTAATTACTAGAACTATTTCATCAATTTATGTTCATTATACCTTCGAAATAAAAGAACGTAACATACCTCAGAACCACCCACAACTCATAGGCCAATAAACTCTAAATTAAAGAACAAAAAGTGACTATTCATTTTAATCTCAAATTCTCACAGACACGATTCCCCATTTTGAAgatgtattttaaataatatcATTTTCTGAGGTAAAATGACTAAAGTCAGATTGAAGAATCTAGAATTAGTGAGCATAAGATTGCAAACATTTTCCTGAGTTTTAACTGCAAAAAAATACGGTCTCGTTCATTTTTATTGCCTTTTTTGACAtttataagacaaaaaaaagacactttcgaaagaatttttttttagaaattgaaGAACTTAGACATGTCCAAACGACAGTGGCTTTAAAGGATATTTACATCCCTTggagttttttacattttcttgtgTAACACACCATGATGGATGTACTACACTAATCAACACGAAGTACTCGATAATGtggcaaaacaaatgtaaaccaACCATTTGCGCAAATTAATTAAGAACAGAAAAGTGGAAATCAGTGGGAAGGTAATATAGCCTCTGTACGTGCCAGTTAATTTCAGACAGAAAAGGCATAAAATGGCGTTAACTCCTTTGCAATAGAATTCTTTTTCCCTTATTTTGGTGTGTTTTGAAtaatcaatatattattattatcatataatTATATTGTGGAACGTGAcctttcacatcagtccatgccccactggagcttacaatctaaattccccaccactcacacacacacatactgaaaCTAGGGTACATTTTATCaaaaaccaattaacctaccagtatgtgtttttggagtgtgggaggaaaccggagcacctggaggaaacctacgcaaacactgggagaacatacaaactccccacagatagggctctggccagaatcgaactcatgaaccagcgctgtgagtcagcaatgctaaccactgtgtcaccgtgctgccctactagGGTACGTACATAGTGGAAATTTGCTTCCCCCTGTGGTACGTTGAGCCATGGGCTGAAATCTGGTTGTGATCTTTGATTCCTACATAGATTGGCAATCATGATAATTCCTCGGATGATGGACCATGGATTAATGTGAATAGCGCTTGTCTCATCAATGGTCCGTCATGCGTCTACCATGCCGGTCCTAtaacatttcctgtttgggctCCATTCGGAGGACCGTACCGGTAGTTTACATCATAACCATAGAGTGATCCGGTGCTTTTCCCTACTGACCTTCAAagggatataaaaaataaatgcacgAGATGGTTGATAATAGAGCACTATGGTGATTGTGAAAGCCAAGCCAGCGATCAGCGCCCTTTGTAGATTAATGGTGGATGCTGGTAAATACAATGTGTGCTGTCTTCTCATGTGCTTTGTTGATTTGTCGCTATCAAACCAGGGCTGAtggcaatacatttttttgtttgtttgttttggctTAACCATATTCCTCTTCCCCGTCGTAAAAAGTCTTTGAAGCGAAGCCGGCAAATGCCGGCTCACCTGGAGGCCTCGTCCTATATATAGTCTGCTCAGAGCATTATTGCATAATTTCAGTTTAAACGTTCAGCACGCGTGCCGTGTGGCGTGTGGGCTCGGCTTCTTAGCAGCATGTCGCTGTGTGGACGCGGAGGATGCCCTTGCTGTGCATGTGAATAAAGTTGAATATCTCCGAAGGCATGGCATGGAAGCCCGGTCGGGGTTTGACGTTGTCATAATAGTGATGAGTGATGAAGACCCCTGATGGGTTCATAGGGAAACCCCAAAAGCCGTAGAGGTGGACCTCGTCGCACAGTTCCAGAGCGGCCGTGACTAGGATCAGGCCGCTGCTGATGCGTTTAGCGCGGACGCCCTGGATGAGCCAGAAGCGGGAGACGTTGATGAGATACTGAGGGTGGAAATAGTAGACCGACTGCTGTGACTCAAAGTCATCGAGGACATACTTTACCCGGATAGAAACATCAGTGTTTCGGGTGTTGTAGAAGGCTGGGAGGAGAAAAGATGCGTTCTCGTACCCCTGTAACACGTCGTAGAAAGGTTTCCGCCATTTCTCCAGCTTCTGGAACCTGGTAAGGAAGAACGTAACATCTATGAGTCTCCCAAGTTCATGATACATAGGGCAGAATCCATGGAACTTATTCATACTGGTATTGGCAGCCACAAGGAGGGGAAATTTAAAGGGACTCTAACCCTATAATTAGTTATTTTACCTTTGTATCAGTCTAATCTAAATATCAAGGAATGCACAAAAGTATTCTAGTTGTAGGACTTTATCTATTTTCTGTAAGTTTGCTTAATATTGAGTAGAGTTGCCATTGTTTCAGTTCTCTTTCTAATCCCTTTATCTGCTCCCAGAGCTCTCCTATCAGTCTTATTACAATGTGATAATCCTCTCACAACACAATGCCTTTGGAGTGCGGAATAGCTGCAAGACATTGGTGTTACGAAGGGCAAAGCATGACACAATTGTTGTGTGTGTGGTCCGGTCAAGAAAGGACTGAAATATGGCAGTGAGCAGACAATGAGGTAAGAGACACGGAGCATTAAGTGCGCTCATGTATTGCAACATTAAACTATATCTAGCATATACATGACTTTTGAGATTACTGTTCCTTTGAGAAAAAAGCTACACGTCTATTATCACAAGCATTATATGCCGCAGCTGAGATATACTTCTGTCAAGTTAATATACAGACCTAACCGCATTGTAACCGATGTGTCTGGCGGACATATCGCACAAACTGCggaaaacaggagccaggaacggGGAAagtatttttgctttttgttatgtttttattgggGGGGTTTTTAAAGCCAATATACGATTTGATAACAAATAAATATGTGATGGACATACCCTCTTAGTTATTACAGCTGCTGTTGGAACTAATTAGGGCATTAACGGCATCATCAGAACTCTGAAAATGTAACTTTCATAAATTGATGGTTAAGTTTCATTTTTCTGCCTGGATTCCATATAATAGTGTTAATTAATatctatagttttttttatttacaattagaaTATTATTACACTTTGTACTTGAATGACGGGATAAGAGCGTGTACGGTGATTTGCTCTAATTTTATATGAGCACATTTTGAATTACACACGGTCATCAGTGTATTATGCTCTACGGCTTCCTACAATCAATTAATGCAGATTATAGTAACTAGTGAGGGACCCTGTAACCAGAGGTGATATCAGGGACATTAATCTACCACATTTACATGTACAAATTTAGTGTGTAACCTGTATGTGAGTTGGATTTGATGGTGAGAACCTGTTGTGGAATCGGTGTACACGTTTGGAGACATTTATTTGCAGTCAGTGAATGTTTAATACACGACTTCCAGATTGGAGTTTAAATATTTCAAGTTCTAATTATCAACAAAAGTGTCCCAGGCTGCTCTGGTTCCCCTTCTGTGTGTGTCATTTATATAAAAGGTgaatttaaatatttcatatcCTGTACTATCTTATTTTaaacagcgctgtacacagaatttGTTAGACACAGTTTCCCTGTCCAAACAATCTGACAATCTACTTTATAGTGGTAGCCAGTGGGGACACAGAGAAACACTGTGACGTGTCCAAGGACCtaaacatacttgtctactctcccaaacGCTGGGAGATTTTAGAACTTCTGGGAGTTCTGAGAGAATAGGCTACACTCCGGAATCCCACCTCTCCTTGTAGGATGGGGGATGATGACTTGATTTGCGTTGTCGCTGCTTCCCCGCACTCCCCGCCCATAACATATGCTGGGATTCAAACCAGGGTGTTCAATGGACATCGCCATCTAATAATTATACAGtgtattgttctttttttataactttttttttaaacatttttcgaCATCAAATAagaatgtttccatttttttgtttatttaattaatattgaGGAGATGGGGGGATTAGAGAAagtgagggaagaggggggacATAGATCGGCAGGTACATAGCATATTGTAACATCAAGATCCACGTTGGGGGTGAATTAAATTAAACAGttgtatttataaataacttaGACCAAGTTAAGGTTATTTGTATAGGTTGATGAATCAGATTGAACCCGCAGAAGATAACAAGTATGCTGTGTAAATATTATTTGTATCTAAAGCGCAAGAGGTAATTTGGGCATTTGCAGAAGGCGGACATCTGCCTCTCTCCCTAAAGTACCGAGGGGCCCATATAGCATCTGTGAGGTCTGTATATTTTGGTGGGTTCTCAGAAATGACCTAGGCAGATCGTTGTACAACGACGGCTGTACAGGTACAGGTTATGACACCTGACAGTCGCACATAGTTAGGATGGCATACGCCTGCGCAGTTCCTGGTCCACAGTTTCACACCTGTACCCCCTCCCGGACACACTTTATATGTCCCTCAATTCTCCCATGTCGGCGCAGTTAAGTGGGGACGGACTAGGGACGGTAATCAAGCCAGGATAGGTGGCCAGTTGATCAGACCTATTTTCAAGGTAACCTCCCCCCCGTGGTTGGGACCACTAATTCCCTGTAGGGAGGGTGCCACTATGTCTGACACTGTTGGCTATCAGGATAAGCATGATACAATTATCTCTGCATTTGCTAGCTGTTTACCCCAGACCTCTCTTATCTTATCTCAGATTTAACTATCAACCTAACTGGGGACATGTAAGAACCCTGTATAACTTTATGGTCACCTAACAATGTAATATGTGTAATAGCAGTATTCAAACAATCACACAAGGACAACATCAGGGCACCAGCGCCTGCAAGGCAGCGATTCAGTAAAAGTTCAGGATGCGCAGATAGGGGCAATGGATTATGAGTGTTTTTGCATGATTCAATGGTACCAGTCCAAAAATCCTACCCCGTGGTCTCACAGCATCGAATTTGAATTTATCACGTAAGTAGAACGAGATGTTCTCCATACATACGACATGCCAGATGAAGTTTTTGAGAGTTGGAATAGGGTGGGGGGGATTCCTCTTGTTTACGGTTTTTAGTTATTAATGATTTTGCAGCTGTAACTATGTGAGAAGTCAGTTCGTTAGTTTGACGACTCGAAGAGCAGGGGAGGGTATTTGTGTTGGACATCGTGTAcgatattattttgtatattaaggTCATAAACTGCTCTTATCCCTGGGCGGGGTAGGGGGTGTGTGGATTATCCCAGATTGGGGCAGACTTTTTTTGATAACAGGTATCTCCAAGAGACCCGTTTGTCCTCCAGAAAGTTACTGGAGGTAAATAGGGAAACAAAAACCACATTTTGTTGTAGATATTTGCCTGATTACATGACTGACCTGTCTGTTATGATACTCGGGTTGATTGTCACCACGTCTGTCTTCATACCTACGTCTGCCACGTATTTTTCAGAGATTGGGGGCAAGTTGCATCTGaagaaaaaacaataacacagaaGAAAGAGTGAAACCGCTGCTGGAGTCTTCTGTAACGGGACCGGCGCGGTCTCCGAGTCTTTACTTGCACCTATTCATACACTATGCTTCACACTAGACATTAATTTGGCATTTGTCTATGATCATTGTCCAACTGAGATGGAATTATATGATCACCACAGTCCAATGCCCACTATATGCTTTACAGATTATCAGTTCATGGACTTCACCGTCCAATACCCACTATATTCAGTCATATGGTTTATCAGTCTTAATCCCACCACAGTCCAATGGCCACCATATGTGTGTCCTGCTGATCATCCTCAGACCCACCGGAGTGGAGTGCCCAGTATATACAGTTCTGTAACCAGCATACCAGCTTTCTGACCACCAGCCTTCATTGGTGATCTATGGATACCCCCTGGAAATCCAATGTTCTTCAGAATCATTTTAATATCCCCTCCCAACATTGAACCCTCAGATACCTTTCCTATTTCAGTGGTCGTTAGTTGTCTTTTCACATTACCAGGGCCGGGACCTCCCTAGTGTGGAGAGCCTATGGAGAGGAAGACCAGCGATTCCATCCAATGATCACAGAGAGGTGGATTCAACCAATGGAACTTTGATTTTGAGTAGTGAAGCCGTAGTGGTTTCATACTGAAGCCACGCAGCTTGTAATTGTGGCACGGAACCGGCAGTTTCCATTAATGATACCGCTTCTTGCTCTGTCAAAGTCGGAAGCAATCTCCTAGCTGTAAGTGAGAATTCTCTGTGGCGCTTTATTGTACTAGCTACCAGCGCCACCGCTTCAAACATGTGGCAGgagacaaaattaaaaaaaaaatggaaggatGGGGCCTGGCTGTTCCTGGTGGTGGATGTTAAAGCCCACAGGCCACTGATGTGTTGTAAGGTTTCACTGTTTTGTAGCCCCATCAATATGGAATTTCACAGGACAGTTATGGACCCGTCTTGACTTGCTGAGCTACCATCCAAAAGTTCTTCTGCAGCAGCGAGAACTTCGCACTCGTGTccgaatgagggggggggggagctgtcACTTGGCATCCACATGCCTCTGGACCCTTAGTGTGGACCTCCCCCTGTGATGCTCCAAGATGCAACTGTTATGTCTGTGGTCATCCGCTGCTCTTTTTGCCCCCATTGCTACAGTAGTAGTTGGTGATGTTCTTCAGAAAGTGTTAGCTCCTCTGCTTCAGATTTGTTTGCACAGGACTGGGCTGACAGATGCAGGTGTCATCAGTGCTGTTCAAGAAAAAGGCTAACCAGTCTGAGGAGGCACCAACACTGCAAGTCCAAAGATGCCACCTCAGGTCATCTGTGACATCTTTACCATCAAGCTCCTGCTTCTGGATCATCAAGTTTGGGCAGAGCTTCTccaaaccggtggtagtcagcatattgatgctggCTACCCCGACAACACTCACCTCAacatcttcacaccgaagggctccttcccggcGAGGCTCCATGACGACTGATGTGGCAACTGACTGGAAGCAAtcacgatgaatgaagaagccgccgcGACTTGATGAGGTCACTTACATCCGCAATGCTGTAAGCGCTGCTGTTAagagggtaatgtaagtatgcgcccatgaACAATGTACAATGCTTTGTAAAGTGACCTCACCAAGTCGaggcggcttcttcattcatcacgattgcttccagtcggtcTCCACATCAGTCGTCATcgagcctcgtcgggaaggagcccttcggtgtgaagatgtcggggtacgTCTTTTTGGAATAATCAACATCATTATTCTGTATCCCACCCCTCCAAACGACACCTGCCATGGTTGGATTATCTTTAGGGAGGAGCACCAGGGACATGTCTGTGGTCCAAGCTGCCTCACAGCAGGTTTCATCTTACAAACTTCCAATGTCTCCACTGTCTGCTATCCTGCCAGTTCCATCTCCTACTCAACAGTGAGTATGACTGCTCTTGGACCTGGGGGAAATGGTTTAGGAAGGGGAGATATCTAATGTAATGTGTTCCCTATTGGGGAGATTTAAtactcttccttcttcttctgtcatttcttctccctctctctctggctTGATTCCATCTCCTGCTGTGCTTCTTTCCACCAGGATATCTTCTAGCATACACGTGATGATGGCATTGGTTGTAAACACGCTGGTCAACGTCTTTAAGTATTCCTATTTCAGTGCTATTTTCTTAATTTGTTGAAGGCGATgagagaaaaaaagtaaaactttgGACCCTCATCTCTCTCGATCTAACGACGTTGATAATGAGCGTGGTGAGGACAGGAAACCTGAAGCGTCTCAGTTCTCAGTCATGTCATGCCTTATATAGTTGAAAATCGTTTGTACATTTTGAAAGGTGGGGCCATGATGAACGTTTAGCATTACATCCAGATACTGGTTGAGACAGGAAGGCGTCCGTCCATGGATGTAACTTATGATATCTTAGAAACCAGATCCTCCCTTTCCAGTCTCCACTTCTTTGTCAGTCTAAGTGCTCCAGCGTGCGCAGTGGTGAGTGTAGGACAGACACTTGCTAACGAAGGACACGAATGAAGGCTCCTTTTGCATGGGGAGCCCACAAGTGCTTTATAAGGGCTTAGTTACTTTTTGGTTGTTGTTGTTGGTCCATAAAGATTGTTTTTGCTTACTGTGTTGTCAATTTGGAGGTTTATGTGTTTGCCGATTAACTGCTCCATTTCCTGCTACTGGTTTGAGTTTTTTTAGCTTGTTTCTCAAGTAACTAGTTCATTATGAACTGGCTGCAGTCCGCTCGTTCCCTATCATACTCTGATTTTCTCTGTGAACCCCACAAGGGAGTGCAGGACTTCACTTCAGGGACCTCACACGTCCCTGGTTAGTCTTGCAAGGTGACCTCTAACAGATGGGAGAATTGTAGGTACAGGACAGGGCTGGTGTTTTAGGTGCTGAATCAGAAAACAATCCAGAGTAAGAAGCAGAACAGGTTCAAAAATAGATAATAAGGGTAAAATGTGATCAGTACCCAGTAATTCTGTAGGGGCACGGACAACTATAGGTAGAGTACAGATCCTGCTGCTTAGACACTGGTCAAAAGACATAGTGGTTTATATAGAGCGGTGCCCACAACACAACATGCATAGACCAGGAGAGTGGGAGCGGAGGACCTGTCATGCCGcgatcacacacacagtatattgggGTTGGCATAAGGCGTTGTATGAGACTGATTTACCTGAAGACAAAGTCTGCGCTGTCTATTTCTTTTCCACATTTGCTGTTCTTCAATATTCCTCCATTCCCAACCACAGCGCATTTCTTAAATTGTGAGCGATAATAAGGCATATCCTATAACGAAAGGAGACGACATCATAATATGTTATTGGACTGGTATTCACAGCTCATGGGAATGTGTTTCTGGTGCCCAGGGCAGGTCGCACAGGATGGCACAAGCAAACCACCCCCTGCTCTCACCCAGAGGACTTCTAGTATTTCCCTATGGAAATGTATCACTTGACAAAGTATACTCCTAGGACATTGATCCCTGGGGCATCCAGACTGCCGGCATTAGTGAGAACGGGTTGCTATAACTGGCACAATTCTCCTCGAACTGCAACACGGCGACGCAAACCGGGTCCAACTAATAGTTTAGGATGAAACCAAATCTTTGCTTGCTCATGTTTTACTATTTTGTGTTTGTAACAAATAATATGTATTaactacacattttatttatttgcactcagtgctttctttttttgtttgattttttgtgCTCGCAAAACAAGGTGCGCTTAGTCTGCACTACACTAGGAACAATTTTACTCAGCCCAACTTCTCCCCTCTGCTGGGCAAACCGCTGCTGTTCCGCTAACCCGGTAATCTTGCTCCGTAACCCCAATGGCCTTCACTCTTTGCTGGTGTAACCGTTCTAATATTCACATTCTCTATAGGTTCTTCTATCCCCAAACATTTCCTCTCCTGCATGTCTGCAATAGATGTTTTTTAGTCCAGTCAAGAGCACTTAGAGTTTGGTAACCAACTCTAGACAGATCACGTTGACCATGACATTTTCGGAATGAACGGGAGATGTTCTGTAATTAATATATGATCACTGGACCTGTGGACAGTTGGGTGTAGAAGACCCAAACCCAACATTGTCTGAACTGGATCACCAGTATGGGTCTACAATCAGTTATCAAGGTTTACTTTGTCTGACCAGACATCAAATGGACAGACAACCGACATTTCCAAATACCTTAGGGAATAGCTTGAATATTTCAGGACTGATCTGAAATATACCACTGGTGTCAACTTCGTATCTGAGCTTCGTCCCAAGCGGCGTGTTTTTCTGGGTGGTGAAAAGGAAGGATGGGGCATTGCAGCATCTCGACAGTGCAGATCTAAGGCGAAAATACAAAAGCATCAAGAAAAGTACTCACATGGTGTAATAATACAAGTGCAATGTCTGGGTGGACAAGTACGGCAAAGAGATAGAGGTTGTGGATTGTATAAAtactatgcagcactgtacagagactaAGTTATCATTGgagccacacagatagggcccttaGCTAAGCTATGCGCAGCTTGTTATATTGTCCTATTTTGCCACATCTTCCCCACCTCACAGAAGGTTTATGGTACCTCCGCCCACCGTCCACCCTCCTCAAACATCACTCAAGGGTCACTTACTTGAAGATATTGGCTTCAGTCACATTTAACTCCCACTTGCAGATCTGGAGACTTTTCCATCGATCAAACAGTTCTGTTTCCTTTACCCTATGGGGCAGAAGATAGCATCAGCGTCACCCCACAGACCCTCTTACTAAACATTACACTGGTCAGTGACTACTAAGTGATAGCAACATCTAAATctcaaatataaaatgtatcccATTATACAATACATCAAGCCACACAAAAATGGTCGTGGTCACGCAGTGTTGAGGGCACACAAGTGATTGGCCGCCCCCAAGCCCTCCTCCAGCTTTGAGTTGTAGTACACACAAGCAGGCACCCTGTCTCCTCCATCTCCTTCATTCCCCATATTCAGCCTCTCttcaaatcctgctgcttccacttCCGGAACATCTCCGGGATCCGACCCTTTCTTATCTTGGAAGCAACCAAACCTGTCATCCACTCATTTACAATCCcacctggactactgtaacctcctcctctttGGTTTGTCCTATTTTTGCCTTGCCCCTCT
The Mixophyes fleayi isolate aMixFle1 chromosome 1, aMixFle1.hap1, whole genome shotgun sequence DNA segment above includes these coding regions:
- the ST8SIA5 gene encoding alpha-2,8-sialyltransferase 8E isoform X1; the encoded protein is MGYADPSSSRDLLGNRTLFFIFICAFALVTLLQQILYGRNYIKSRGLQFSWQNGEELGNWTGIFNFTDDGAVKTGSDAVSRYFEFYEGPLDFNSTKCLELRKDIMSVKVLSMVKETELFDRWKSLQICKWELNVTEANIFKSALSRCCNAPSFLFTTQKNTPLGTKLRYEVDTSGIFQISPEIFKLFPKDMPYYRSQFKKCAVVGNGGILKNSKCGKEIDSADFVFRCNLPPISEKYVADVGMKTDVVTINPSIITDRFQKLEKWRKPFYDVLQGYENASFLLPAFYNTRNTDVSIRVKYVLDDFESQQSVYYFHPQYLINVSRFWLIQGVRAKRISSGLILVTAALELCDEVHLYGFWGFPMNPSGVFITHHYYDNVKPRPGFHAMPSEIFNFIHMHSKGILRVHTATCC
- the ST8SIA5 gene encoding alpha-2,8-sialyltransferase 8E isoform X2, with amino-acid sequence MGYADPSSSRDLLGNRTLFFIFICAFALVTLLQQILYGRNYIKRGLQFSWQNGEELGNWTGIFNFTDDGAVKTGSDAVSRYFEFYEGPLDFNSTKCLELRKDIMSVKVLSMVKETELFDRWKSLQICKWELNVTEANIFKSALSRCCNAPSFLFTTQKNTPLGTKLRYEVDTSGIFQISPEIFKLFPKDMPYYRSQFKKCAVVGNGGILKNSKCGKEIDSADFVFRCNLPPISEKYVADVGMKTDVVTINPSIITDRFQKLEKWRKPFYDVLQGYENASFLLPAFYNTRNTDVSIRVKYVLDDFESQQSVYYFHPQYLINVSRFWLIQGVRAKRISSGLILVTAALELCDEVHLYGFWGFPMNPSGVFITHHYYDNVKPRPGFHAMPSEIFNFIHMHSKGILRVHTATCC
- the ST8SIA5 gene encoding alpha-2,8-sialyltransferase 8E isoform X3 → MGYADPSSSRDLLGNRTLFFIFICAFALVTLLQQILYGRNYIKRYFEFYEGPLDFNSTKCLELRKDIMSVKVLSMVKETELFDRWKSLQICKWELNVTEANIFKSALSRCCNAPSFLFTTQKNTPLGTKLRYEVDTSGIFQISPEIFKLFPKDMPYYRSQFKKCAVVGNGGILKNSKCGKEIDSADFVFRCNLPPISEKYVADVGMKTDVVTINPSIITDRFQKLEKWRKPFYDVLQGYENASFLLPAFYNTRNTDVSIRVKYVLDDFESQQSVYYFHPQYLINVSRFWLIQGVRAKRISSGLILVTAALELCDEVHLYGFWGFPMNPSGVFITHHYYDNVKPRPGFHAMPSEIFNFIHMHSKGILRVHTATCC